One Streptomyces sp. NBC_00554 DNA segment encodes these proteins:
- a CDS encoding integrase: MTKNGAAPKQVQRRLGHAKPSITLNVYTHLWEAEEDRTAGMMEATLNDVP; this comes from the coding sequence CTGACCAAGAACGGGGCGGCGCCGAAGCAGGTGCAGAGACGGCTTGGTCACGCCAAGCCGTCGATCACGCTGAACGTCTACACCCACTTGTGGGAGGCGGAAGAGGATCGGACGGCCGGCATGATGGAGGCGACTCTCAACGATGTGCCCTGA
- a CDS encoding GNAT family N-acetyltransferase: protein MDGLQLERRDATGLDDVRHELLDVYAEIYADRLSEEFHSIERFDERLGWNTEVPGFAAVVGYLDDTPIGYAYGCTLPTDTRWWNGLLTPVPDGATVETGARTFALSELMVVDKFRGTGAARKIHDELLRGRPEERVTLLVERDHPKVRGLYETWGYAWFGEVQPFADAPLYDAMNLPLAP, encoded by the coding sequence ATGGACGGGCTGCAGCTGGAACGCAGGGACGCCACAGGCCTTGATGACGTTCGGCACGAACTTCTCGATGTGTACGCGGAGATCTACGCGGACCGGCTCAGCGAGGAGTTCCACAGCATCGAACGGTTCGACGAACGGCTCGGCTGGAACACCGAGGTGCCCGGCTTCGCCGCGGTCGTCGGCTACCTCGACGACACCCCGATCGGCTACGCCTACGGCTGCACGCTGCCGACCGACACCCGCTGGTGGAACGGACTGCTCACACCAGTTCCCGACGGTGCGACCGTCGAGACCGGCGCCCGCACGTTCGCCCTGTCCGAACTCATGGTTGTCGACAAATTCCGGGGCACCGGGGCCGCGAGGAAGATTCACGACGAGCTACTGCGCGGCCGACCCGAGGAACGGGTGACGCTCCTCGTCGAACGTGATCACCCGAAGGTCCGTGGCCTGTACGAGACATGGGGCTACGCATGGTTCGGCGAGGTACAGCCCTTCGCGGACGCGCCGCTCTATGACGCGATGAATCTGCCCCTGGCACCCTAA